The following proteins are encoded in a genomic region of Zea mays cultivar B73 chromosome 9, Zm-B73-REFERENCE-NAM-5.0, whole genome shotgun sequence:
- the LOC100277219 gene encoding uncharacterized protein LOC100277219 yields METLLISEERNHQLHHFSGRRKKALAASPQSTRSYHAGNCRAFHSGITVGILPSPPAQRVALTRSSPEPKTPKHQLHHGKKRSRAISINLSTSPPSRPELWAGPGFCNSPPPSSLPIPKFSLHQKRSVSLEFPPADRSDDEEVPVHAKSAPSSPTAGSGVTFFSGTDATIATENLRRILNLKIEDN; encoded by the coding sequence ATGGAGACTCTGCTCATCTCGGAGGAGCgcaaccaccagctccaccacttCTCGGGTCGCCGGAAGAAGGCGTTAGCAGCGTCGCCTCAGTCCACGCGCAGCTACCATGCTGGCAACTGCCGGGCGTTCCACTCCGGCATCACCGTCGGCATCCTGCCATCCCCGCCCGCGCAGAGGGTTGCACTGACCCGCTCCTCTCCTGAGCCCAAGACACCGAAACATCAGCTTCACCATGGGAAAAAGCGCAGCCGAGCAATCTCTATAAACCTTTCGACGTCCCCTCCCTCTCGCCCTGAGCTCTGGGCTGGCCCGGGGTTCTGCAATTCGCCGCCTCCCAGCTCCCTCCCGATCCCCAAGTTCTCACTCCACCAGAAGCGCAGTGTCTCACTTGAATTTCCACCTGCTGACCGGTCAGACGACGAAGAGGTGCCCGTGCATGCCAAGTCGGCACCTTCATCGCCGACTGCAGGCTCAGGTGTTACCTTCTTCAGTGGTACTGATGCTACCATTGCCACCGAGAATCTGAGGAGGATCCTTAACCTCAAAATTGAGGATAACTGA
- the LOC100382450 gene encoding putative RNA helicase family protein, which translates to MGHRRNYSDDEFSVASEKPEVEFMDFQNGDTFQDYSSEDTPVLVSAPFPFEHGKPKSVLVGETSADTIQIENTSPEPVNLWSVRIFSSNPEDSYVLSMMRPPSNGASEEEKQAFLALTSVEDRTLRPGQTLTVWLSCTPKDIGLHTSIVHVDIGNEKIERVAFLLADDNVSKSLFSDKPYSRRRVQVKKFEPSPFVPGCRPTQQHVQGYKHKLPQYAIPAHIRELIESKQTPDVLYDELSMINYAEYFSTLIVMEELNLEEEMRAYDMEGVLMRRRGMHFLSLEVPGLAERRPSLVQGDFIFARYAGNDSQPYQGFIHKVEADEIFLKFDHQFHMNHRERNQYHVSFTYNRVNMRRLYKSIDDAKYLGPGILFPHKSPYRVLKRLPFKPLDPYINTEQADAVASILACRGVPPYVIYGPPGTGKTMTIVEAVLQLYTGKKRANILICAASNTAADHVLEKLLQGSHPIRPRDIFRLNAPSRQYEDVNTDFIKFCFFQDLVFKCPPLQALVQYKIIISTYTSSYLLQAEGIRQGHFTHIFLDEAGQASEPEAMVPLSGLCGRDTVVVLAGDPKQLGPVVYCREAERCGLGTSYLERLLTGFEQYQTGNANYVTKLVRNYRCHPAILELPSELFYEGELIACKEGESSAYDCIGLPNKSFPVLFVGIQGCDEREGNNPSWFNRIEVSKVVSIIRNLTRGEDVHESDIGVITPYRQQVAKIKKALEAFEMPSFKVGSVEQFQGQEREVIIISTVRSTVKHNEFDKFFNLGFLSNHRRFNVAITRAKSLLVIIGNPYIITKDRHWDRLLRYCADNGSYQGCPLPPPESPYSDDARFFSKYDEDQGGPSGQDYSQEPAYCNYNQEPAYCNYDDQEPSDFGSGHDTGVAQPEPASENQESWSEELPEDESQPFSNPQADVEETPKQDGEEGAAAAQGDAQADQSLTNDDSQLQDAGAGKYTFPPGWCDVSSIPATGWGD; encoded by the exons ATGGGTCATCGTAGGAATTATTCTGACGACGAATTTTCAGTTGCTAGCGAGAAGCCAGAAGTAGAATTCATGGACTTCCAGAACGGTGACACTTTTCAGGATTATTCATCTGAAGATACCCCTGTGCTCGTCTCAGCTCCTTTCCCTTTCGAGCATGGAAAACCAAAATCTGTACTTGTTGGAGAAACATCGGCTGATACTATTCAGATTGAGAATACCTCTCCTGAACCTGTAAATTTGTGGAGTGTAAGAATTTTCTCCTCAAATCCAGAAGACAGCTACGTGTTATCGATGATGAGACCTCCATCAAATGGTGCTAGCGAAGAGGAAAAGCAGGCTTTTCTTGCTTTGACATCGGTGGAAGACCGTACACTTCGGCCTGGACAAACCCTCACAGTTTGGCTGTCTTGTACGCCAAAAGATATTGGTTTGCATACATCAATCGTGCATGTTGATATCGGCAATGAGAAGATTGAGCGTGTGGCTTTTCTTTTGGCAGATGACAATGTCTCCAAGTCATTATTTTCTGATAAGCCTTATTCTAGGAGACGTGTTCAAGTTAAGAAATTTGAGCCTTCACCATTTGTGCCAGGTTGCCGTCCAACTCAGCAGCATGTTCAAGGATACAAACATAAGCTTCCTCAGTATGCAATACCTGCACATATCCGTGAGCTCATTGAAAGTAAACAGACACCTGATGTCCTATATGATGAGTTGAGCATGATAAACTATGCAGAATATTTCAGCACTCTTATAGTCATGGAAGAACTCAATTTGGAG GAGGAAATGAGAGCATATGACATGGAGGGTGTCTTAATGAGAAGGAGGGGTATGCACTTTTTGTCTCTTGAAGTCCCTGGTTTGGCAGAAAGAAGGCCATCACTAGTCCAAGGAGACTTCATATTCGCTAGATATGCTGGGAATGATTCTCAGCCTTACCAA GGTTTCATTCACAAGGTTGAAGCTGATGAGATATTTTTAAAATTTGATCATCAGTTCCACATGAATCACAGAGAAAGAAACCAGTACCATGTTAGCTTCACATATAACAGAGTGAACATGAGAAGGCTTTACAAATCAATTGATGATGCAAAATATTTGGGACCTGGCATCTTGTTTCCCCACAAATCACCTTATAGAGTTTTGAAAAGGTTGCCATTTAAGCCTCTCGATCCATATATAAATACTGAGCAAGCTGATGCTGTTGCGAGCATACTTGCCTGCAGAGGAGTTCCACCATATGTGATATATGGACCTCCAGGAACTGGCAAGACCATGACCATTGTAGAGGCTGTTTTGCAGCTTTATACGGGCAAGAAGAGGGCAAATATTCTCATTTGTGCTGCTTCCAATACTGCAGCTGATCATGTATTGGAAAAGCTCCTTCAAGGCAGCCATCCGATCCGTCCAAGAGATATCTTTAGGCTAAATGCTCCAAGCCGTCAATACGAGGATGTCAATACCGATTTTATCAAGTTTTGCTTCTTCCAAGATCTGGTGTTCAAGTGCCCTCCGTTACAAGCACTGGTGCAGTACAAGATAATTATATCGACCTATACAAGTTCATATCTGCTGCAGGCTGAGGGCATTCGCCAAGGGCATTTCACACACATTTTCTTGGATGAGGCTGGTCAAGCCTCTGAACCAGAGGCGATGGTTCCTTTGTCGGGGTTGTGTGGAAGAGACACTGTGGTTGTGTTAGCAGGAGATCCAAAGCAATTAGGGCCGGTGGTTTATTGCAGGGAAGCGGAGAGATGTGGTCTGGGGACATCATATCTGGAAAGGCTGCTAACTGGCTTCGAGCAGTACCAAACAGGGAATGCTAACTATGTGACAAAGCTGGTGAGGAATTATCGGTGCCATCCTGCAATCCTAGAGCTACCATCAGAGCTTTTCTACGAGGGTGAATTGATTGCCTGTAAAGAAGGAGAATCATCTGCTTACGACTGCATCGGCCTTCCTAACAAGTCGTTCCCTGTTCTCTTCGTCGGGATTCAAGGATGCGACGAGAGGGAAGGCAACAATCCATCATGGTTCAACAGGATTGAAGTTAGTAAAGTAGTATCTATCATCAGGAACCTGACAAGGGGTGAGGATGTTCATGAATCTGATATAGGAGTGATCACTCCATATCGTCAGCAAGTTGCCAAGATAAAGAAAGCCCTGGAGGCATTTGAAATGCCCAGCTTCAAAGTCGGAAGCGTCGAGCAATTCCAGGGCCAAGAGAGGGAGGTGATAATCATCTCCACAGTCAGGTCGACCGTAAAGCACAACGAGTTTGACAAATTTTTTAACCTGGGATTCTTGAGCAACCATAGAAGGTTCAACGTTGCCATCACTCGCGCAAAATCGCTGCTCGTCATCATCGGAAACCCTTACATTATCACCAAG GACCGTCACTGGGATAGGCTCCTGCGGTACTGCGCTGACAACGGCTCCTATCAAGGATGCCCCCTTCCACCACCAGAGTCTCCTTATTCAGACGACGCCAGATTCTTTTCCAAGTACGACGAAGACCAAGGTGGACCTTCTGGGCAGGACTACAGCCAAGAGCCTGCCTACTGCAACTACAACCAAGAGCCTGCCTACTGCAACTACGACGACCAAGAGCCTTCTGACTTCGGTTCGGGGCATGACACTGGTGTTGCTCAACCTGAACCTGCTTCGGAGAATCAAGAGTCATGGTCCGAGGAGTTGCCTGAAGACGAGAGCCAGCCATTCAGCAACCCCCAAGCAGATGTTGAGGAGACGCCGAAGCAGGACGGCGAGGAAGGGGCTGCAGCTGCACAGGGAGACGCGCAGGCCGACCAGTCGTTGACCAACGACGACAGTCAGCTCCAGGACGCAGGCGCGGGGAAGTACACCTTCCCTCCCGGTTGGTGCGACGTTTCGAGCATCCCGGCAACGGGCTGGGGCGACTGA